In the genome of Phycisphaerae bacterium RAS1, one region contains:
- a CDS encoding Undecaprenyl-phosphate mannosyltransferase: MLLSVVIPVYNERETLFEIIQRVLDVPLPMEREIVLVDDCSKDGTHELYSQLETRFPGARIRLFKHAVNQGKGAALRTGFREAQGDIVLVQDADLEYDPKDYGRLLAPILDGRADVVYGSRFVGGDAHRVLYFWHMIGNKALTNLSNMFTNLNLTDMETCYKVFKREVLAKIRIKSNRFGVEPELTAKVAKGRWKIFEVGISYNGRSYDEGKKITWRDGVKAIVCIVRFSFFD, from the coding sequence ATGCTGCTATCGGTGGTGATCCCGGTTTACAACGAGCGCGAGACGCTCTTCGAGATCATTCAGCGCGTGCTCGACGTGCCGCTTCCGATGGAGCGCGAAATCGTCCTTGTCGATGACTGCTCGAAGGACGGGACACACGAGTTGTATTCGCAGCTTGAGACGCGATTCCCCGGGGCCCGCATCCGGCTGTTCAAGCACGCGGTGAACCAGGGCAAGGGGGCGGCGCTGCGGACGGGCTTCCGCGAGGCGCAGGGTGACATCGTCCTCGTGCAGGACGCGGACCTGGAATATGACCCGAAGGACTACGGCCGGCTGCTCGCGCCGATCCTCGACGGCCGGGCGGACGTGGTGTACGGCTCGCGCTTCGTCGGCGGGGACGCGCATCGCGTGCTCTATTTCTGGCACATGATCGGCAACAAGGCGCTCACGAACCTGTCGAACATGTTCACCAACCTGAACCTGACCGACATGGAGACTTGCTACAAGGTCTTCAAGCGCGAGGTGCTGGCGAAGATCCGCATCAAGAGCAACCGCTTCGGCGTCGAGCCGGAGCTGACGGCCAAGGTTGCGAAGGGGCGGTGGAAGATTTTCGAGGTGGGCATCAGCTACAACGGGCGGTCGTACGATGAGGGCAAGAAGATCACCTGGCGCGATGGGGTGAAGGCGATCGTGTGCATCGTGCGGTTTTCGTTTTTCGACTAG